A portion of the Candidatus Zixiibacteriota bacterium genome contains these proteins:
- a CDS encoding metallophosphoesterase — translation MRTFFPIIFSAVVILIFGLLAVLMLRLFNRTWWARPRIRRLAWSLPLTGFAMVSVWGLGEYLAKDWISLPAALIAMLVFIFEMGLMLSLPVSGLLHFLNTVLDWIGKRHRRRPAPAIDHGRRVFLKGVAAATPLITLATGTGGLVRAFEPVRIPRKEFFFENLPPELEGFKIWHVSDIHLRHYVTLDHLADAVERAMPLAPDLVLVTGDIADDLAQLPGALSMLHEIKAPLGCYASLGNHEYFRGVGEVRDIFDRSPVPLFVNQGVHLLAKGTPLFVGGIDDPRRMGQKEERFYEITIDRTLSGSHNDEFIVLMSHRPDAFDIAAARGIPLTLAGHTHGGQIGLFGRSAFESYWQDRYLWGHYINGPSQLYTSSGMGHWFPFRLGCPAEAPFVVLRKGTPIASGGV, via the coding sequence GTGCGCACATTTTTCCCCATCATTTTTTCGGCCGTAGTTATCCTGATCTTCGGGCTGCTGGCCGTACTGATGCTTCGCCTTTTCAATCGCACCTGGTGGGCGCGCCCTCGGATTCGGCGGCTGGCTTGGTCGCTCCCCCTGACCGGTTTTGCGATGGTGTCCGTGTGGGGGCTGGGCGAATACCTGGCCAAGGACTGGATATCGCTTCCCGCGGCATTGATCGCCATGCTGGTGTTCATTTTCGAGATGGGATTGATGCTGTCATTGCCGGTCTCGGGCCTTCTGCACTTTCTGAACACGGTGCTCGACTGGATCGGCAAGCGTCATCGCCGCAGACCGGCCCCGGCGATCGACCACGGGCGGCGTGTTTTTCTGAAAGGTGTTGCTGCCGCCACGCCCCTGATCACCCTGGCGACCGGAACCGGCGGCCTGGTGCGGGCATTTGAGCCGGTGCGCATTCCGCGCAAAGAGTTCTTCTTCGAAAATCTGCCGCCGGAACTCGAGGGATTCAAAATATGGCATGTCTCGGATATCCATCTGCGGCACTACGTGACGCTCGACCATTTGGCGGACGCGGTCGAGCGAGCCATGCCATTGGCGCCCGACCTGGTGCTCGTCACCGGTGACATTGCCGATGATCTGGCGCAGTTGCCCGGAGCGCTCTCAATGCTTCACGAAATAAAGGCCCCGCTTGGCTGTTATGCTTCGCTTGGTAATCACGAATACTTCCGGGGGGTCGGCGAGGTTCGAGACATTTTCGATCGGTCGCCGGTGCCGCTGTTTGTCAACCAGGGAGTGCATCTGCTGGCGAAGGGAACTCCGCTGTTCGTGGGCGGCATCGATGATCCCCGCCGCATGGGGCAGAAAGAAGAGCGCTTTTACGAGATCACCATCGACCGGACCCTCTCGGGATCGCACAACGACGAGTTCATTGTCCTGATGAGTCATCGGCCCGATGCGTTCGATATCGCCGCTGCGCGCGGCATTCCGCTCACCCTGGCCGGCCACACGCACGGGGGACAGATCGGACTGTTTGGCCGCTCCGCGTTCGAATCCTACTGGCAGGATCGCTATCTGTGGGGACATTATATCAACGGACCGAGTCAACTGTACACATCGTCGGGAATGGGACACTGGTTTCCGTTTCGACTTGGTTGTCCGGCCGAAGCGCCGTTCGTGGTGTTGCGAAAAGGTACGCCGATCGCGTCAGGCGGCGTGTGA
- a CDS encoding SWIB/MDM2 domain-containing protein: protein MATKKKATKKAKKTTKKGTKKAKKTKPRRKAAPKRKKAAPKKRKAAPRKKAAKKAPSKRKPNPAFMRAMTLSPDLGAVVGSSPIPRTEVTKKLWAYIKRNGLQDSVNRRMINADDKLQAIFGGRRQVSMFEMTKLVAKHMK, encoded by the coding sequence ATGGCTACGAAGAAGAAAGCAACCAAGAAAGCCAAGAAGACCACTAAGAAGGGCACCAAGAAGGCCAAGAAAACCAAGCCAAGAAGGAAAGCGGCACCCAAGAGGAAAAAAGCGGCGCCAAAGAAAAGAAAAGCGGCGCCACGGAAAAAGGCCGCGAAGAAAGCCCCCAGCAAGCGTAAACCCAATCCGGCGTTTATGCGCGCGATGACCCTCTCCCCTGATCTGGGCGCAGTTGTCGGGAGTTCCCCGATTCCGCGCACAGAGGTCACGAAAAAGCTGTGGGCCTACATCAAGCGCAATGGCCTTCAGGATAGCGTCAATCGTCGCATGATCAATGCCGACGATAAGCTGCAGGCGATCTTCGGTGGCCGCAGGCAGGTCTCCATGTTCGAGATGACCAAGCTTGTAGCCAAGCACATGAAGTAA